A window of Candidatus Xiphinematobacter sp. Idaho Grape contains these coding sequences:
- a CDS encoding Hsp20/alpha crystallin family protein, whose translation MSQAIIHKPEDKIERTESGSFFITPVADIWHDREGYTLEIEVPGVDRSGVEVSIEDGKLVVVGCRQSDRSPAGEKPLPRERGERKGYRRVFDLSPEVDASGIRASLEEGLLTLRVPKSERVQPRKIPIE comes from the coding sequence ATGTCTCAAGCTATTATTCATAAACCAGAAGACAAGATAGAGCGGACTGAGAGTGGTTCATTTTTCATCACTCCCGTTGCGGATATCTGGCACGATAGGGAGGGCTACACTCTGGAAATAGAAGTACCGGGTGTCGATAGGAGCGGCGTGGAGGTGTCTATTGAAGATGGAAAGTTAGTGGTAGTAGGATGTCGCCAGTCGGATCGGTCTCCTGCAGGAGAGAAGCCGCTGCCCCGAGAGAGAGGTGAGAGGAAGGGCTACCGGCGAGTGTTTGATCTTTCTCCGGAGGTAGATGCCTCTGGTATTAGGGCCTCTCTAGAAGAGGGGTTACTTACGCTTCGTGTACCGAAGTCAGAGAGGGTACAACCGCGGAAGATTCCTATAGAATAA
- the folK gene encoding 2-amino-4-hydroxy-6-hydroxymethyldihydropteridine diphosphokinase produces the protein MRFSSPSSSNCRAGIALGSNLGSSLLHLRRAAAAILSLSSPSRSFAANYSSSVYRTAPVDCPSDSRHFLNAVIEIGWSSGPEALWEELQRLETLAGRKHPHPRHAPRPLDLDLLYLSSYQGIFGPIILPHPKIGCRRFVLAPLSDFAPHLFLFREKKTVREQLLLLPTFPSVERIEQALL, from the coding sequence ATGAGATTTTCTTCTCCTTCCTCTTCTAATTGCCGAGCAGGTATTGCTTTGGGCTCTAACCTGGGAAGTAGCTTGCTTCATCTTCGGAGGGCTGCAGCAGCTATTCTTTCGCTTTCCTCTCCTTCACGGTCTTTTGCTGCCAACTATTCCTCGAGCGTTTATCGAACTGCTCCAGTGGATTGCCCCTCAGATTCTAGACACTTTCTGAATGCCGTAATAGAAATCGGGTGGAGCTCTGGACCGGAAGCCTTGTGGGAGGAGCTCCAGCGACTGGAAACTCTTGCCGGTCGCAAGCATCCACACCCAAGACACGCTCCTCGCCCTCTAGACTTGGATCTGCTCTACCTTAGCTCGTACCAAGGAATCTTCGGCCCGATTATATTGCCGCATCCGAAGATCGGATGCCGCAGGTTTGTTCTTGCTCCACTGTCTGATTTTGCGCCTCACCTCTTTCTCTTCAGAGAAAAGAAGACGGTCCGGGAGCAACTTCTCTTGCTTCCAACCTTCCCTTCCGTAGAGAGAATCGAACAAGCCCTCCTCTGA
- the dapB gene encoding 4-hydroxy-tetrahydrodipicolinate reductase: MMIPPVRLLIAGSHGRMGKAVATCAREDPRFRISAEINSNDSFPRALSQSDVSIDFTQPEATLPFVKASAHAGKPIVIGTTGHSYAVGPTLAQYARAIPIVFSPNFSTGVNVLFWLTRKAVEILGVDFDSEVIEMHHRHKRDIPSGTAARLEEILAEVHPSLCIPEKIEHSRQGVATATPYSKRKIGVHSLRGGDIVGEHTVIFAGGGERLELAHKASSRNTFALGSLQAAIWVLRQPAGLYSMQDVLGLLAR; the protein is encoded by the coding sequence ATGATGATTCCTCCCGTTCGGCTCCTCATAGCTGGTAGTCATGGTAGGATGGGAAAAGCGGTTGCCACGTGCGCCAGGGAGGACCCGCGCTTTCGAATTTCCGCTGAAATCAATTCTAACGACTCCTTCCCAAGAGCACTCTCCCAGAGTGACGTATCTATCGACTTTACTCAGCCGGAAGCAACGCTGCCATTTGTCAAGGCTTCAGCCCATGCCGGTAAACCTATTGTCATCGGTACCACAGGGCATTCCTATGCTGTAGGTCCTACCCTTGCACAGTATGCGCGTGCTATCCCTATTGTCTTTTCCCCCAATTTTAGCACTGGCGTGAATGTTCTCTTCTGGCTTACCCGTAAGGCCGTGGAAATCTTGGGCGTAGACTTTGACTCAGAAGTTATAGAGATGCACCATCGACACAAAAGAGACATTCCTAGCGGTACCGCCGCAAGACTGGAAGAAATTCTTGCAGAGGTACACCCTTCTCTCTGTATTCCAGAAAAGATAGAACATAGCCGACAAGGTGTAGCAACCGCTACACCTTACTCCAAGCGTAAGATTGGAGTGCACTCCCTCCGAGGAGGGGATATCGTTGGGGAACACACTGTAATATTTGCTGGTGGTGGAGAACGTCTTGAACTTGCTCACAAGGCCTCCAGCCGAAATACCTTTGCTTTAGGCTCTCTGCAGGCTGCTATCTGGGTGCTTCGGCAACCTGCTGGACTTTACAGCATGCAGGATGTTCTTGGGTTGCTAGCGAGATGA
- the dapA gene encoding 4-hydroxy-tetrahydrodipicolinate synthase, whose translation MKFCGTYTALVTPFRGGELDIPAYRWLIEQQIAAGVDGVVPVGTTGESPTLTTEEHTRAIQVAVEVACNSTVRVIAGTGSNSTAEAIHLTQEAEKLGAHGALLVAPYYNKPSQEGIYRHYRAISVSTRLPLVLYNIPGRCGVEISAKTVVRLVEGCPNIVALKESGGSVERVSQLREELPDSFTILSGDDSLTLPFLAVGAEGVVSVASNVIPKQVYQMVHAWKIGQSRLAMQLHYKYFPLFKSLFVETSPVPVKYALSILHSKRISEEVRLPLCELTEPSKGYIRDILQSSTSGTLLS comes from the coding sequence ATGAAATTCTGCGGAACTTACACTGCCCTTGTCACCCCCTTTCGGGGGGGGGAACTGGATATCCCAGCTTATCGCTGGTTAATCGAACAACAAATTGCGGCTGGGGTGGATGGAGTCGTTCCTGTAGGAACTACGGGAGAATCTCCGACACTCACCACGGAAGAACATACACGAGCTATTCAAGTAGCCGTCGAGGTAGCTTGCAACTCCACCGTGCGCGTTATTGCCGGTACAGGATCTAACTCCACTGCAGAGGCTATCCATTTAACCCAAGAAGCCGAAAAATTGGGTGCGCATGGCGCCCTCTTAGTAGCGCCGTACTACAATAAACCTTCCCAAGAAGGGATTTACCGACATTACAGAGCAATCTCTGTTTCCACCAGGCTACCGTTAGTCCTTTACAATATTCCAGGCCGTTGTGGAGTGGAAATTAGTGCAAAAACAGTTGTACGTTTGGTAGAGGGATGTCCAAATATTGTTGCTCTCAAAGAGTCCGGGGGAAGTGTGGAACGTGTCAGCCAACTTCGGGAGGAATTACCCGACTCATTTACCATTCTTTCCGGTGATGACTCGCTCACCCTGCCTTTCTTAGCAGTGGGGGCTGAGGGAGTTGTTAGCGTGGCTTCCAACGTGATTCCGAAACAGGTCTACCAGATGGTCCATGCCTGGAAGATAGGCCAGTCCAGACTGGCAATGCAACTGCACTACAAATACTTTCCCCTTTTCAAAAGTCTATTCGTGGAAACCAGTCCTGTACCAGTGAAGTACGCACTTTCTATCCTGCATTCCAAGAGGATTTCCGAGGAAGTCCGTCTCCCGCTATGTGAACTCACTGAGCCCAGTAAAGGGTATATTAGAGATATACTGCAATCTAGCACCAGTGGTACCCTTCTTTCATGA
- the dapF gene encoding diaminopimelate epimerase has protein sequence MRLSFTKMHGSGNDFVLIDNRDQRVHLAPSQITKICDRHYGVGADGLLLMESPQNGGDLRMRYYNGNGQEAEMCGNGARCFTRYAQRILKSKQRAFSFETPAGLIRGALLGESVEVQMSEPSNYCPPAFLQIAGVTEEVHFLSIGVPHAAVFVEAVEKVDVNLHGKEIRLHEAFAPLGTNVNFIQIVATDHLRIRTYERGVEAETLACGTGAAACALLYHMHRSVLSPIWVTVQGGDTLRVSFESSPNLRNVCVCGPASFVFDGEIEIF, from the coding sequence ATGAGGCTCTCCTTTACAAAAATGCACGGCTCCGGTAACGACTTCGTGCTGATAGATAACCGGGATCAACGGGTGCATCTTGCCCCTTCTCAAATTACCAAAATCTGTGATAGGCATTATGGGGTTGGGGCTGATGGGTTACTTCTTATGGAGTCACCTCAAAATGGGGGCGATCTCAGGATGCGCTACTATAACGGCAACGGTCAAGAGGCAGAAATGTGTGGGAACGGCGCCCGTTGCTTTACTCGATATGCTCAACGTATCTTAAAGAGTAAGCAGAGAGCATTTTCTTTTGAAACTCCAGCTGGCCTTATCCGTGGTGCGTTGCTGGGTGAGAGCGTAGAAGTCCAGATGAGCGAGCCTAGTAACTATTGTCCGCCTGCTTTCTTACAGATAGCAGGAGTGACGGAAGAGGTGCATTTTCTCAGTATCGGGGTTCCTCATGCAGCTGTTTTTGTAGAGGCTGTGGAAAAAGTAGATGTTAACCTTCATGGGAAGGAGATTCGTCTTCATGAAGCCTTCGCCCCACTGGGAACAAATGTCAATTTTATACAAATTGTTGCCACTGATCACCTGCGCATCCGTACCTACGAACGGGGGGTAGAAGCGGAAACTTTGGCGTGTGGTACTGGAGCTGCCGCATGCGCTCTCCTTTATCACATGCACAGGTCTGTTCTTTCTCCAATCTGGGTTACGGTGCAAGGAGGAGATACCCTACGAGTTTCTTTCGAAAGTTCTCCTAATTTGCGCAACGTGTGTGTTTGTGGCCCTGCTAGCTTTGTTTTTGATGGAGAAATAGAAATTTTCTAA
- the trpA gene encoding tryptophan synthase subunit alpha, with the protein MSKQSRMDVVFARLRSQKKRGLIAYITGGDPSLKGTLEIIHVLEELGVDMLELGIPFSDPLADGPTIQAAIQRALRAGSSVEKILELISHLRESSSLPVILFTYLNPIYFYGIKRFLEDAISAGVDGLLVLDLPPDEVSCNEDLAIGNHQLQIIQLVSPTTPQERIPCLVNAARGFVYCVSREGVTGERPELATTLRTQLQSIRQYTSLPIAVGFGISTPDQVRVVAGYADAVVIGSAIVRRIAEYASSPRWLLQIKEFVEPLVETLRTA; encoded by the coding sequence ATGTCCAAGCAATCCCGGATGGACGTGGTGTTCGCCCGCCTTCGTTCCCAGAAAAAAAGGGGCCTAATTGCCTATATCACTGGGGGAGATCCATCCTTGAAAGGCACGTTAGAAATTATCCATGTATTGGAAGAATTAGGAGTAGACATGCTAGAGTTGGGGATTCCCTTTTCAGACCCACTAGCAGATGGACCCACCATCCAGGCAGCTATCCAGCGCGCGTTGCGCGCGGGGAGTAGTGTAGAAAAAATTCTGGAACTTATAAGCCATTTACGTGAATCATCTTCCCTTCCAGTCATCCTCTTTACCTACCTTAATCCCATTTACTTTTATGGAATTAAAAGGTTTTTAGAGGATGCCATCTCCGCAGGGGTGGACGGGCTTCTAGTACTCGACTTACCACCCGATGAAGTTTCTTGCAATGAAGACTTGGCTATCGGAAATCATCAGCTACAGATTATTCAGCTCGTTTCTCCAACAACCCCCCAGGAGCGAATTCCATGTCTGGTTAACGCTGCTCGGGGCTTTGTATATTGCGTTTCTAGAGAAGGGGTTACTGGAGAGCGACCTGAACTTGCTACAACTCTCCGCACTCAGCTCCAGAGCATTCGTCAATACACTTCTCTTCCAATAGCAGTAGGGTTTGGTATTTCCACTCCTGATCAAGTAAGGGTTGTCGCTGGTTACGCAGATGCGGTAGTAATAGGTAGTGCTATTGTGCGTCGCATTGCCGAATATGCCTCCTCCCCACGGTGGCTGTTACAGATCAAGGAGTTTGTGGAACCACTTGTTGAAACTCTTCGGACAGCATAA
- the lpxB gene encoding lipid-A-disaccharide synthase — MKKIWVIAGEVSGDHHASTVMEAILGQDPNVIFQGAGGPKMERLSTQPFDNWVEKASVTGLWDVLKIYPWFRKKFFEMLQRINNAQPHALLLVDYPGFNLRLARTARSRFPGLKILYYISPQVWAWNRRRMTKMAKLLDLVLCIFPFEKELYESSGLASRFVGHPLVEKLEGEHLCARRDSDLLALLPGSRWEEVHRIFPIMLRTASLLLKRRSCIQFEVAAANENHAKWMRNGAREAQIPMCICTGTAYSLMQRACAGIVCSGTATLESAYFELPYCLIYKTAWVTFWMGCCVATVPFLGIVNILAGELVVREFVQHSAKPEAIAHECLRLLYSHPDRRQLVAKFRAVVTTLSGSGAAMRAAKAILAAVS; from the coding sequence GTGAAAAAAATCTGGGTAATTGCTGGTGAAGTCAGTGGAGATCACCATGCCTCCACAGTTATGGAAGCGATTCTTGGGCAAGATCCAAACGTAATTTTCCAGGGAGCAGGTGGTCCAAAAATGGAGCGTCTCTCCACTCAACCGTTCGACAACTGGGTGGAAAAAGCTAGTGTAACTGGCCTTTGGGACGTTCTTAAGATTTACCCATGGTTCCGCAAGAAGTTTTTTGAAATGCTACAACGTATAAACAACGCACAACCACATGCCTTACTGCTTGTCGATTACCCTGGCTTCAACTTGCGGTTAGCAAGGACAGCGCGCTCTCGGTTTCCTGGCCTCAAAATTCTCTACTATATTAGCCCCCAGGTTTGGGCGTGGAACCGAAGGCGCATGACCAAAATGGCCAAGCTCCTGGATCTTGTACTTTGTATCTTTCCCTTTGAAAAGGAGCTGTATGAGTCCTCCGGCTTAGCAAGCCGGTTTGTTGGCCATCCTCTTGTAGAGAAACTGGAAGGGGAACACCTCTGTGCAAGACGCGACAGTGATCTGCTAGCCTTACTTCCAGGCAGTCGCTGGGAAGAAGTACATCGCATCTTTCCTATTATGTTGCGTACTGCCTCCCTTCTTCTAAAAAGAAGGTCATGCATTCAGTTTGAAGTAGCAGCAGCCAATGAGAATCATGCCAAGTGGATGCGTAACGGAGCAAGAGAGGCTCAGATTCCAATGTGTATTTGCACAGGTACCGCTTACAGTCTAATGCAGCGTGCCTGTGCAGGAATTGTTTGTTCCGGGACAGCCACACTTGAGTCTGCTTATTTTGAGCTCCCATATTGCCTTATTTACAAAACAGCTTGGGTTACCTTTTGGATGGGTTGTTGTGTCGCCACAGTTCCATTTCTTGGAATCGTTAATATCCTTGCAGGGGAACTCGTCGTGAGAGAATTCGTCCAGCACTCGGCCAAACCAGAAGCCATTGCTCATGAGTGCCTCAGACTACTGTATTCCCATCCAGATCGCCGACAACTGGTTGCGAAGTTTCGCGCAGTCGTAACTACTCTTAGTGGGTCTGGGGCTGCTATGCGAGCAGCAAAAGCCATTTTGGCAGCTGTTTCCTAG
- a CDS encoding Gfo/Idh/MocA family protein, with translation MNPLRVGVVGLGHMGMHHVRVCSELNHACQLTAIFDTNRMVVEAVSRKYRVPAAVSMENFADHVDAATICTPTATHFGISRFLLERGKHLLVEKPLAETSRDAHMLVLIAQERQCILQVGHVERFNPALEALECKLRNPRFLEVIRLSPYPYRNTDIGVVLDLMIHDIEVVLHIVQSPVINMDSVGIAVLSKNEDIANARIRFQNGCIANVTASRISNKRLRKIRLFQKDAYLSLDYYRQSSKIHRLVDGKIVTDRLRVPRGEPLKFQLASFISCACEKKRPRVSGHEAAVALDVALEITRQIWHSGPHNFFPLSLREKNLGNCW, from the coding sequence ATGAATCCATTAAGAGTAGGTGTTGTTGGGCTCGGTCACATGGGCATGCATCATGTGCGGGTGTGTTCAGAGCTTAACCATGCGTGCCAATTAACAGCTATCTTCGACACAAACCGTATGGTGGTAGAAGCTGTTTCCAGGAAATATCGTGTTCCTGCTGCCGTCTCTATGGAGAATTTTGCGGACCATGTAGATGCGGCAACAATCTGTACTCCAACGGCCACACATTTCGGGATTAGCCGGTTCCTACTTGAACGCGGGAAACATCTACTGGTAGAAAAACCTCTTGCAGAAACCTCAAGGGATGCTCACATGCTAGTCTTAATTGCTCAGGAAAGGCAGTGCATTCTTCAGGTGGGTCACGTAGAACGCTTCAACCCTGCACTAGAAGCCCTAGAGTGCAAGCTAAGGAACCCGCGCTTTCTAGAGGTCATTCGCCTTTCTCCCTACCCTTATCGGAACACGGACATTGGGGTAGTTCTAGACTTAATGATTCACGATATTGAAGTCGTGTTGCACATCGTACAGTCACCAGTCATTAATATGGACTCGGTAGGAATAGCCGTTCTCAGTAAGAATGAAGACATCGCAAATGCACGGATTCGCTTTCAAAATGGATGCATAGCCAATGTCACTGCCAGCCGCATTAGCAATAAGAGGCTCCGCAAGATCCGTCTTTTCCAAAAAGATGCCTACCTTTCTCTCGATTACTATCGCCAAAGCAGCAAAATACATCGGCTGGTAGACGGAAAAATTGTGACAGATCGACTAAGAGTTCCTCGTGGGGAGCCTTTAAAGTTCCAACTTGCTTCATTTATCTCCTGCGCATGCGAAAAAAAAAGACCGCGTGTTAGTGGCCATGAAGCGGCAGTTGCATTAGACGTTGCGCTCGAAATTACTCGCCAAATTTGGCATAGTGGTCCCCATAATTTTTTCCCTCTTTCCCTCCGTGAAAAAAATCTGGGTAATTGCTGGTGA
- a CDS encoding LpxI family protein, with amino-acid sequence MYPPENLLLIAGSGKYPLLVVHSARAAGVRRIILVAFEGETSPELSRWVDEIYTVRVGRLSHLLSVARKSGACYAMAVGQIAPKNLFDLHLDMRALLLLARLRKRNAETLFGAVADELSHIGVELLPATTFLNNYLADEGLLAGPKIKLPVMEDLRFGYQIAKEISRLDIGQTVVVRKGTVLAVEAFEGTNASILRGGKLGIENATIVKVAKPNQDMRFDVPAIGLTTLECASSVRIRSIGIEAHCTLLLEKDRLIEYADLHSLSIYGLKAS; translated from the coding sequence ATGTATCCACCTGAAAATTTACTCCTGATTGCTGGAAGTGGCAAATACCCACTCCTCGTGGTTCATTCTGCTCGTGCAGCCGGTGTGAGACGTATTATCCTAGTCGCCTTTGAAGGAGAAACCTCTCCAGAACTTAGTAGATGGGTTGATGAAATTTATACCGTACGAGTTGGACGACTCAGCCATCTCCTTTCTGTTGCAAGGAAGTCTGGCGCATGCTATGCGATGGCTGTTGGACAGATTGCTCCAAAAAACCTTTTTGATTTACATCTAGACATGCGAGCTCTCCTTCTTCTTGCTCGCCTCCGCAAGAGGAACGCTGAAACTCTATTTGGAGCAGTAGCGGACGAGTTATCTCATATAGGCGTTGAGCTACTTCCTGCCACTACCTTTCTGAACAACTATCTTGCCGATGAGGGCCTTCTGGCCGGTCCCAAAATTAAGCTTCCTGTAATGGAAGATCTTCGGTTTGGTTATCAAATTGCTAAGGAGATCAGCCGGCTGGATATTGGTCAAACAGTAGTTGTCCGTAAAGGGACAGTACTTGCTGTGGAGGCATTCGAGGGAACAAATGCCTCCATTCTCCGAGGAGGCAAGCTAGGAATAGAAAATGCTACTATTGTCAAAGTGGCTAAGCCGAACCAGGATATGCGATTCGACGTGCCTGCTATTGGTCTGACTACGCTAGAATGTGCAAGTAGCGTGCGAATCCGATCTATAGGTATAGAGGCCCATTGCACACTCCTGTTAGAAAAGGACAGATTGATTGAATATGCCGATCTCCACTCTCTGTCTATCTATGGATTAAAAGCTTCATGA
- the tilS gene encoding tRNA lysidine(34) synthetase TilS, with amino-acid sequence MDLCCSRNLYVDIFEQTALSLFLNKLSRGLARFFPETKFLVGISGGRDSMCLLYGLLTLGYQRLILCHLNHQLRGAAARMDERFVISQAQELGLSLRLARAQTEQFASDQGFCTEMAGRELRYAFFAEVAKETHCATLLLAHHADDQLETCWINLLRGTGTAGLAGMRMESARRIEKERGNTLHIIRPLLRLSRSEVVQFSCERKVPFREDATNLDTNLMRNRIRHELLPFLDRRFGINYRKAILRCTEILADEEDWMKGIAESFSYETQLAYKKLCSLPRGLQRRILRQWLLKQGVPEVDFAAVERIRSLIVLPLSKLAKVNLPFGVHARRRSGVLFLERPPHLDC; translated from the coding sequence ATGGATCTGTGCTGCTCCCGCAATCTCTACGTGGATATTTTCGAGCAGACTGCATTGAGCCTGTTTCTTAACAAACTCTCTAGGGGTCTTGCCAGATTCTTTCCCGAGACTAAATTTCTCGTGGGGATTTCTGGGGGTCGTGACTCCATGTGTCTCCTCTATGGATTGTTAACACTCGGATACCAGCGGCTTATTTTATGCCATCTTAATCACCAGTTACGAGGAGCAGCAGCAAGAATGGATGAGCGCTTTGTTATCTCTCAGGCACAAGAGTTAGGCCTATCACTTAGGCTTGCACGAGCACAAACGGAGCAATTTGCCTCTGATCAGGGGTTCTGCACCGAAATGGCAGGGCGCGAATTACGCTATGCATTCTTTGCTGAGGTTGCCAAGGAGACCCACTGTGCTACCCTTCTTCTTGCTCACCATGCTGATGACCAACTAGAGACCTGTTGGATAAACCTTCTACGAGGAACAGGCACTGCTGGTCTGGCTGGGATGCGGATGGAATCGGCACGCAGAATAGAAAAGGAAAGAGGGAATACCCTACATATTATCCGTCCACTTCTTAGACTTTCTCGCTCGGAAGTTGTGCAGTTTTCCTGCGAAAGGAAAGTTCCGTTTCGGGAGGATGCTACTAATCTGGATACAAATCTAATGCGGAACCGTATACGCCATGAGTTATTACCCTTCTTGGATCGAAGATTTGGAATTAACTATCGGAAAGCCATTCTGCGTTGCACAGAAATCCTTGCAGATGAGGAGGACTGGATGAAGGGAATTGCCGAGAGTTTTTCCTATGAGACACAGCTTGCTTATAAAAAACTTTGCTCCCTCCCTAGGGGGCTTCAACGAAGAATTTTGCGGCAATGGTTACTGAAACAGGGAGTGCCAGAGGTGGATTTTGCCGCAGTGGAGCGTATCCGCAGTCTGATAGTCCTTCCGCTTTCGAAGCTGGCAAAAGTTAACTTGCCTTTCGGAGTCCATGCTCGAAGGCGGTCTGGTGTGCTCTTCTTGGAGAGACCACCACATCTCGACTGCTAG
- the serS gene encoding serine--tRNA ligase encodes MSKLSPKASPHAVGCLVYSPAFHYLLLGSYCMLDIRLIRENSGLIKAKLAARGKSLDAAIDAVLECDADCRLAKTRLQLLYAERRRLSRQVEKLRRGEGGAPLQAEATANSLGEEINALNSRTTELNLRQKDLLLQLPNLPEEAVPHGTSASANPTLRTWGNPSEKSTTEDHVAIGRRLGLFDFNRAAKISGSGFLCFTGAGARLERSLLNFLLDLHTVQHGYREVNTPLLVHRECMVGTGQLPKFEEDMYAVNGDSSRLFLAPTAEVPVTNLYRDEVLNISHLPLCFVAYTPCFRREAGSAGRDTRGMIRLHQFDKVELVKICEVEDSEQELQSLTVDVEKVLQLLDLPYRVVELCTGDLGFSASHTYDIEVWSPGQGSFLEVSSCSNFRDFQSRRMNLRYKDFNGKSRFAHTLNGSGTALPRLYVALLENHVQSDGSVLLPQSLRGYFRADCIEPVS; translated from the coding sequence GTGAGTAAGTTATCTCCGAAAGCAAGTCCTCATGCCGTAGGCTGTCTCGTATACTCCCCGGCGTTCCATTATCTTTTACTCGGTTCTTACTGCATGCTTGATATCCGTCTCATCCGAGAAAACTCTGGTTTAATAAAGGCTAAGCTTGCCGCACGTGGAAAGTCACTAGATGCCGCAATTGATGCTGTGCTAGAGTGTGATGCCGACTGCAGGCTGGCAAAGACTCGCCTTCAGCTTCTGTATGCGGAGCGCAGACGCCTAAGTAGGCAGGTCGAAAAGCTACGCAGGGGGGAAGGGGGGGCTCCTTTACAAGCCGAAGCGACCGCGAACTCCCTTGGTGAGGAGATAAACGCCCTCAATTCGCGTACGACAGAACTCAACCTCCGCCAGAAGGATCTCTTACTTCAGCTCCCCAACCTCCCCGAGGAAGCTGTCCCGCACGGGACGAGCGCCTCTGCTAATCCCACGCTCCGCACCTGGGGCAACCCGTCAGAGAAAAGCACAACGGAAGACCATGTTGCCATCGGGCGGCGCTTGGGACTCTTTGATTTCAATCGAGCGGCAAAAATCAGCGGGAGCGGCTTCCTCTGCTTTACCGGGGCCGGGGCCCGCCTAGAGCGCTCGCTGCTTAACTTCCTCCTAGACCTCCACACTGTACAACACGGTTACCGTGAAGTCAACACCCCACTTTTAGTTCATCGCGAATGTATGGTTGGCACTGGCCAATTGCCTAAGTTTGAGGAAGATATGTATGCTGTCAATGGCGATAGTAGTCGCCTTTTCCTTGCTCCTACAGCAGAAGTTCCTGTAACTAACCTTTATCGTGACGAAGTCCTTAACATTTCTCACCTGCCGCTTTGCTTCGTGGCTTATACCCCTTGCTTTCGGCGAGAGGCTGGCTCAGCAGGCCGCGACACGCGCGGCATGATCCGTCTACACCAATTTGACAAAGTAGAGTTGGTAAAAATTTGTGAAGTTGAAGATTCAGAGCAAGAGCTACAGTCGCTCACTGTTGATGTAGAAAAAGTGTTACAATTGCTGGATCTTCCATATCGCGTAGTGGAACTCTGCACAGGCGATCTTGGCTTTAGCGCTTCGCACACTTACGATATTGAGGTATGGTCGCCCGGGCAGGGATCCTTTTTAGAAGTCTCCAGCTGTTCGAATTTCCGTGATTTTCAATCCCGGCGTATGAATCTCCGATATAAGGACTTCAATGGAAAAAGCCGCTTTGCTCATACACTCAATGGTTCTGGGACCGCCCTCCCTCGTTTGTATGTGGCCCTTCTTGAGAATCACGTACAGTCGGATGGATCTGTGCTGCTCCCGCAATCTCTACGTGGATATTTTCGAGCAGACTGCATTGAGCCTGTTTCTTAA
- the aroE gene encoding shikimate dehydrogenase has protein sequence MTTIAPRKFSATDLIYNPEKFKEFSPPAKIAVFGDPVSHSRSPEMHNPALLESGIEAQYVRIHVRADELPASLRALANARWIGANLTIPHKAAAAKLVDHMDRLALLSGAVNTVVVRNDGSLSGYNTDGPGLVQAVREKFRVDIKDLTILILGACGGAGRAIAAQCALGGCERLVLANRSFEKIESLKRQLQPYFRNRPLFGSMERLVAIKLDECALSSELPRTDLLINATSVGMEKNSDFQLVPRLLLTPRLMVLDSVYTGGKKTQLLLDAEANGARVTDGLSMLLHQGALSFEIWFNRPAPLAIMRKGLISPATA, from the coding sequence ATGACGACCATAGCTCCCCGCAAATTTTCCGCAACAGACCTGATTTATAACCCAGAAAAATTCAAAGAGTTTTCTCCCCCAGCAAAAATTGCTGTCTTCGGAGATCCTGTCAGTCATTCTCGGTCTCCGGAGATGCATAATCCTGCTCTTTTGGAGTCTGGGATAGAAGCTCAATATGTAAGAATCCATGTGCGTGCAGATGAGCTTCCTGCCAGTTTGCGCGCTTTGGCTAATGCTAGGTGGATTGGCGCAAATCTCACGATCCCGCACAAAGCAGCGGCTGCTAAGCTTGTGGACCATATGGACCGCCTTGCACTCCTTTCTGGTGCAGTTAACACCGTTGTAGTGAGGAATGATGGCAGTCTCAGTGGCTATAATACCGATGGTCCTGGTCTCGTACAGGCTGTCCGTGAAAAGTTTCGTGTAGATATTAAGGATTTGACAATCCTCATCTTAGGTGCCTGTGGAGGAGCAGGTCGAGCAATTGCCGCGCAGTGTGCTTTGGGAGGTTGTGAACGTCTCGTACTTGCCAACCGGTCTTTCGAGAAGATAGAGTCACTAAAAAGGCAATTACAGCCCTATTTCCGGAACAGACCCCTTTTTGGCTCCATGGAACGCCTTGTAGCTATAAAATTGGATGAGTGTGCTCTATCCAGTGAACTGCCTCGAACCGACCTGCTTATTAACGCTACCAGCGTCGGAATGGAGAAGAATTCAGATTTTCAGTTGGTTCCCAGACTCCTCCTTACTCCTCGTTTAATGGTATTGGATAGCGTTTACACTGGTGGGAAGAAAACGCAGCTTTTGCTAGATGCAGAGGCTAATGGAGCGCGTGTAACTGATGGCCTTTCTATGCTCCTTCATCAAGGAGCCCTTTCCTTCGAGATCTGGTTTAATCGACCAGCGCCGCTTGCAATAATGCGAAAGGGACTCATTTCTCCTGCCACGGCATAA